From the Candidatus Hydrogenedentota bacterium genome, one window contains:
- a CDS encoding C-terminal binding protein has protein sequence MKRVIVTDYAFPHVELEREIVASAGFALEAIQPICKTEDDIIRTCGHADVLLVQWAPVTRRVLEALPNVRCIVRYGVGVNNFDLDAARDLGVVAANVPDFCVEEVATHALAMVLSLCRRIPQDHHQILQGKWGVNPFRPIHALSELTLGLAGFGKIARNLARKAVALGFSVIAYDPNVNDAVYVEHQATSVTFQELIERADVVSLHCPLVPETTHLMDRAAFARMKPGALLINTSRGPVVHEEALVEALRSGRLGGAGLDVFEEEPLPATSPLRAFPNVILTSHAASVSEKAVEILQRKAAEAARDFLQGKDPVSRLV, from the coding sequence ATGAAGCGAGTCATCGTCACTGATTACGCGTTTCCCCACGTCGAACTCGAACGTGAAATCGTTGCGTCGGCGGGTTTCGCTCTTGAGGCGATTCAGCCGATATGCAAGACCGAAGACGACATCATCAGGACCTGCGGACACGCGGACGTGCTCCTCGTGCAGTGGGCGCCCGTAACCCGGCGCGTGCTTGAGGCCCTGCCGAACGTGCGCTGCATCGTCCGCTATGGGGTGGGCGTGAACAACTTCGATCTGGACGCGGCGCGCGACCTCGGCGTTGTAGCGGCCAATGTGCCCGATTTCTGCGTCGAGGAAGTGGCTACGCACGCGTTGGCCATGGTCCTCTCTCTCTGCCGGCGCATCCCCCAGGACCATCACCAGATTCTCCAGGGGAAATGGGGGGTTAATCCTTTTCGGCCCATCCACGCGCTTTCCGAACTCACGCTCGGCCTCGCCGGTTTTGGCAAGATTGCGCGCAATCTCGCCCGCAAGGCCGTCGCGCTGGGTTTCTCCGTCATCGCGTACGATCCCAATGTGAATGATGCTGTCTACGTGGAACACCAGGCAACGTCCGTCACCTTTCAGGAACTCATCGAGCGCGCAGACGTGGTTTCGCTGCATTGTCCCCTGGTCCCGGAGACGACGCATCTCATGGACCGCGCCGCCTTCGCGCGGATGAAACCGGGCGCGCTGCTCATCAACACATCGCGCGGGCCCGTCGTTCACGAAGAGGCGCTCGTCGAAGCGCTGCGATCCGGGCGGCTCGGCGGCGCGGGGCTGGACGTTTTCGAGGAAGAACCGCTGCCCGCAACAAGCCCCTTGCGCGCGTTTCCGAACGTAATCCTGACCAGCCACGCCGCATCCGTTTCGGAAAAGGCCGTGGAGATTTTGCAGCGCAAGGCGGCCGAGGCCGCGCGCGATTTCTTGCAGGGAAAGGACCCGGTCTCGCGGCTCGTATGA
- a CDS encoding alpha-ketoacid dehydrogenase subunit beta, translating to MARRIRYVEALREGMRQEMERDPSVFVMGEGVGPHGSCFKQTDGFCAQFGADRSRDTPISELAIAGTAAGAALLGMRPIADLMWIDFSMLATDQICNQAAKLRYISNGQVKVPVVYRMTTGKSMSNAAQHSGSFYSWYINTPGLKVVVPSTPYDAKGLIIAAIRDDEPVVYLEHKLLLNVRGEVPEEPYELPIGVADVKREGTDLTIVATGAMVGFSLAAADIAAKEGVSVEVVDPRSLMPYDGETILASVRKTGRLLVVDEGFRYCGFASEIIAFVVENAMGALRQPPRQVTTMHTTVPFSPPMENYVFPNKDRVAEAIRAMLAVQAEGV from the coding sequence ATGGCTAGACGGATTCGTTATGTCGAGGCGCTCCGCGAAGGCATGCGCCAGGAAATGGAACGCGACCCCTCGGTCTTCGTGATGGGCGAAGGCGTGGGACCGCACGGGAGCTGTTTCAAGCAGACTGACGGGTTCTGCGCCCAGTTCGGCGCGGACCGGTCCCGCGACACGCCCATATCGGAACTGGCCATTGCCGGCACCGCGGCGGGCGCGGCCCTGCTGGGGATGCGGCCCATCGCCGATCTGATGTGGATCGATTTTTCCATGCTGGCCACGGACCAAATCTGCAATCAGGCGGCGAAACTTCGGTATATTTCCAACGGGCAGGTAAAAGTGCCCGTTGTGTACCGGATGACGACGGGCAAATCGATGTCCAACGCCGCGCAGCACTCCGGCTCGTTCTATTCCTGGTACATCAACACGCCGGGGTTGAAGGTCGTCGTGCCCAGCACGCCCTACGATGCCAAGGGGCTCATTATTGCAGCCATCCGCGACGACGAGCCCGTGGTCTATCTCGAACACAAACTCCTGCTCAACGTGCGCGGCGAAGTGCCCGAGGAGCCTTACGAACTCCCGATCGGCGTCGCCGACGTGAAGCGCGAGGGAACCGACCTGACTATTGTCGCCACGGGGGCGATGGTTGGCTTCAGCCTTGCCGCCGCCGATATCGCCGCGAAGGAAGGCGTTTCGGTCGAGGTGGTCGACCCGCGGTCGCTCATGCCTTACGACGGCGAGACCATCCTGGCCTCGGTGCGCAAGACCGGTCGCCTGCTTGTTGTCGACGAGGGATTCCGCTACTGCGGTTTTGCATCGGAGATAATCGCGTTCGTCGTGGAGAACGCCATGGGCGCGCTGCGCCAGCCGCCGCGGCAGGTGACTACGATGCACACGACGGTGCCATTTAGCCCGCCCATGGAGAATTACGTCTTCCCGAACAAGGACCGCGTGGCGGAAGCCATTCGCGCAATGCTGGCGGTCCAGGCGGAAGGAGTCTGA
- a CDS encoding Ldh family oxidoreductase: MLVIAEELKTVIAAIFCGRGLSERDAGIMADSLVYAHLRGTDSHGVMRIPHYVRRMDIGSINPRPNTTVKRTGPATVAMDRDHGFGQVSNWDAMGIVIEIARESGAGFVGVNHSNHCGVLSFFAQRAMDAGLIGIVFSQADKGVVPFGGTLPFCGSNPLCFGIPSASGPPIVLDMATSTVAGGHIFKARMENKPIPPTWAVDANARPTTDPHKAVYWTPAAGAKGHGLGVIMDVLTGILSGGLYGPQIPAMYGDLDKRRNLCHLVGALDFRRFGGGDHFLERIAAMVTDLHAVPPAEGCDRVQAPGEPEYLCSLHRAKNGIPVDDALWEELAALLPAEKG; the protein is encoded by the coding sequence ATGCTCGTTATTGCGGAAGAACTGAAGACGGTCATAGCCGCCATCTTTTGTGGCAGGGGCCTTTCCGAACGCGACGCGGGCATCATGGCGGACTCCCTGGTCTATGCGCACTTGCGCGGCACGGATTCCCACGGGGTCATGCGCATTCCGCACTACGTCCGCCGCATGGACATCGGGTCCATCAATCCCCGCCCCAATACGACGGTAAAACGGACCGGCCCGGCCACGGTGGCCATGGACAGAGACCACGGATTCGGCCAAGTCTCCAACTGGGACGCCATGGGCATAGTCATCGAAATCGCGCGCGAATCGGGCGCAGGGTTTGTCGGCGTCAATCACAGCAATCACTGCGGCGTACTTTCGTTCTTCGCACAGCGCGCCATGGACGCCGGGCTTATAGGGATTGTCTTTTCGCAGGCAGATAAGGGGGTGGTGCCCTTCGGGGGCACGCTCCCCTTCTGCGGCTCGAATCCCCTGTGCTTCGGGATTCCCTCTGCGTCGGGTCCCCCGATTGTCCTTGATATGGCCACGAGCACGGTCGCGGGCGGTCATATCTTCAAGGCGCGCATGGAAAACAAGCCGATCCCGCCGACATGGGCGGTGGACGCCAACGCCAGGCCGACCACCGACCCTCACAAAGCCGTATACTGGACGCCCGCCGCAGGCGCGAAGGGCCACGGTCTGGGCGTCATCATGGACGTGCTGACCGGCATTCTCTCCGGCGGCTTGTACGGCCCGCAGATACCCGCCATGTACGGCGATCTCGACAAGCGCCGCAACCTGTGCCATCTTGTCGGCGCGCTCGACTTCCGCCGCTTCGGGGGCGGCGATCATTTCCTGGAACGCATCGCCGCGATGGTCACCGATCTTCACGCGGTCCCCCCGGCGGAAGGGTGTGATCGCGTGCAGGCGCCCGGGGAGCCCGAGTATCTGTGTTCGCTGCACCGGGCAAAGAACGGCATTCCAGTGGATGATGCGCTCTGGGAAGAACTGGCCGCATTGTTGCCCGCCGAGAAGGGATAG
- a CDS encoding MBL fold metallo-hydrolase, with protein MMNTLAAAIERARVPDGGVALWWLAQAGFVFKTASGTVLYLDPYLSNAVEKAFGFKRLSLSPIPMEAVRADWLISSHEHLDHLDTDALPVIARNCPSCRFAGSQGCLPEYEKMGISMDRFTLLKPGERRALADFAVIPAQSDHGDLSPTALSLLLDFGGVRVLFTGDTALNVPLMQPLIDLNPDVLLTCINGRFGNLTADEAAGLAAVVSPRVVVPCHFWMFKEHNGDPQAFVEACARRCRDVPLRLLSPGEGFCCTAEAIEAVQVAS; from the coding sequence ATGATGAACACACTCGCGGCCGCAATCGAGCGCGCGCGCGTGCCGGACGGCGGCGTCGCGCTCTGGTGGCTTGCCCAAGCCGGCTTTGTTTTCAAGACGGCGTCCGGCACCGTCCTGTACCTTGACCCCTACCTCTCGAACGCCGTCGAAAAGGCCTTCGGGTTCAAGCGGCTGTCGCTGTCGCCAATTCCAATGGAGGCGGTCCGCGCCGATTGGCTGATCAGTTCGCATGAACACCTGGACCATCTGGACACCGACGCGCTGCCGGTGATCGCGCGCAATTGCCCGTCCTGCCGCTTTGCCGGTTCACAGGGCTGCCTGCCCGAATACGAGAAGATGGGCATCTCAATGGACCGGTTTACGCTATTGAAACCCGGGGAACGCCGCGCACTCGCCGATTTCGCCGTCATCCCGGCGCAATCCGACCATGGCGACCTCTCCCCTACCGCGCTTTCGCTGCTCCTCGATTTCGGCGGCGTGCGCGTGTTGTTCACGGGCGACACGGCGCTGAACGTCCCGCTCATGCAGCCACTGATAGACCTCAATCCGGACGTGCTGCTGACCTGTATCAACGGCCGCTTTGGCAATCTCACTGCGGACGAGGCAGCCGGGCTTGCGGCTGTTGTGTCACCGCGGGTCGTCGTCCCCTGTCATTTCTGGATGTTCAAGGAGCACAATGGCGACCCGCAGGCCTTTGTCGAGGCGTGTGCGCGGCGTTGCCGCGATGTGCCGCTCCGTCTCTTGTCGCCGGGGGAAGGGTTTTGTTGCACAGCAGAGGCCATCGAGGCCGTTCAGGTTGCATCATAG